A genomic stretch from Zeimonas sediminis includes:
- a CDS encoding TauD/TfdA dioxygenase family protein: MRIVPTKGPLGASIEGVDLSVPLDEGTLQAIERALGDHGVIRFVGQRLTPLQLKTFSANFGELEINVANVHQEADAPEVMTLSNIKVDGKPIGLGDAGQGWHTDMSYSSMVAFANVLYGITIPRRDGRPLGGTQFADMAAAYDALPDDVKGRIEGRTATHDFAKFWDMMRAAPGSTRPPLTEAQRKAKPPVSHPLVLVHPISGRRVLYANPGYTIRIDGMSVDESDALLAFLFEHQLQERFLYLHEWTEGDVLMWDNLRTIHRAIADYTADEPRLIKRCQVMATRYFAH; encoded by the coding sequence ATGCGAATCGTTCCGACGAAGGGCCCGCTCGGGGCGTCTATCGAGGGCGTGGACCTCTCGGTCCCGCTCGACGAGGGCACGCTGCAGGCGATCGAGCGGGCGCTCGGCGACCACGGCGTGATCCGCTTCGTCGGCCAGCGGCTTACCCCGCTGCAGCTGAAGACGTTCAGCGCCAACTTCGGCGAGCTGGAAATCAACGTCGCCAACGTGCACCAGGAAGCCGACGCGCCGGAGGTCATGACGCTGTCGAACATCAAGGTCGACGGCAAGCCGATCGGGCTGGGCGACGCGGGCCAGGGCTGGCACACCGACATGTCCTACAGCAGCATGGTCGCCTTCGCCAACGTGCTGTACGGCATCACGATACCGCGGCGCGACGGCCGCCCGCTGGGCGGCACGCAGTTCGCCGACATGGCGGCGGCCTACGATGCGCTGCCCGACGACGTCAAGGGCAGGATCGAGGGCCGCACCGCCACGCACGACTTCGCGAAATTCTGGGACATGATGCGCGCGGCGCCCGGCAGCACGCGCCCTCCGCTCACCGAGGCGCAGCGCAAGGCCAAGCCCCCTGTCTCGCATCCGCTGGTGCTGGTCCACCCGATCTCCGGGCGCAGGGTCCTGTACGCGAATCCCGGCTACACGATCCGGATCGACGGCATGTCCGTCGACGAGAGCGATGCGCTGCTGGCATTCCTGTTCGAGCACCAGCTGCAGGAACGCTTCCTGTACCTGCACGAGTGGACCGAGGGCGACGTGCTGATGTGGGACAACCTGCGAACGATCCATCGCGCGATCGCCGACTACACTGCCGACGAGCCTCGCCTGATCAAGCGCTGCCAGGTCATGGCAACCCGCTACTTCGCGCACTGA
- a CDS encoding iron-containing alcohol dehydrogenase family protein, translating into MKLPDTTTFVHRSPESKLVFGNGSAATLQAELAAIGVSRPVVIGGRRTAASPLFEKVLRGLGNLPAAIYAEVPAHSSVATVREVCALGRSHSADGFVAVGGGSASDTAKAASLWLAEGGELEDHASRFTPPDRLHIPVLSRPKLPIASVPSTASAAEVTPSLGIRAEDGRKLLFSDPRLASRLIVVDPEAALCVPGAILLSTGMNGLAHCLEGLYSKTRTPVTTALALHGTSLFSDALPAVARQPGSLAARSALMAAAHLSGLVLLNARTCLHHAICHAIGAASGAAHGDANSVILPHALRFNADAAQAELAEGARALGAPAASPAALIEAIESLQAEIGVPRRLRDIGVDRGLLARIAEKVMGERGLYFNPKPVADAGRILELLEAAW; encoded by the coding sequence ATGAAGCTGCCCGACACTACGACCTTCGTTCACCGCAGTCCCGAGTCGAAGCTGGTCTTCGGCAACGGGTCGGCGGCGACGCTTCAGGCGGAACTCGCTGCGATCGGGGTGTCGCGGCCGGTCGTTATCGGCGGCCGGCGCACTGCCGCCTCGCCGCTCTTCGAGAAGGTCCTGCGCGGACTCGGAAATCTACCGGCGGCGATATACGCCGAGGTACCGGCCCACTCATCGGTCGCGACCGTGCGGGAAGTCTGCGCGCTCGGGCGGTCCCACTCGGCCGACGGCTTCGTCGCGGTCGGTGGCGGCAGCGCTTCCGACACGGCCAAGGCGGCCTCGCTGTGGCTCGCCGAGGGCGGGGAGCTGGAAGATCATGCGAGCCGCTTCACGCCGCCGGACCGCCTCCACATTCCCGTCCTTTCGCGCCCGAAGCTGCCGATCGCATCGGTCCCCTCGACCGCCTCGGCCGCCGAGGTGACCCCGAGCCTCGGCATCCGGGCCGAGGACGGCCGAAAGCTGCTGTTCTCGGACCCGCGCCTGGCGAGCCGGCTGATCGTGGTCGACCCGGAGGCCGCGCTCTGCGTGCCCGGCGCGATCCTGCTGTCGACCGGCATGAACGGCCTCGCCCACTGCCTGGAAGGCCTCTACTCGAAGACTCGCACGCCGGTCACGACCGCGCTCGCGCTGCACGGCACGAGCCTGTTCAGCGACGCGCTGCCCGCGGTGGCCCGCCAGCCGGGTTCGCTGGCTGCGCGCTCCGCGCTGATGGCCGCGGCCCACTTGTCCGGGCTCGTGCTGCTCAATGCGCGAACCTGCCTGCACCACGCGATCTGCCACGCGATCGGCGCGGCATCCGGCGCCGCGCACGGCGACGCCAACTCGGTGATCCTGCCGCACGCGCTTCGCTTCAACGCCGATGCGGCGCAGGCGGAACTGGCAGAGGGCGCCCGCGCCCTGGGCGCTCCGGCTGCGAGTCCCGCGGCGCTGATCGAGGCGATCGAGTCCCTGCAGGCCGAGATCGGCGTACCCAGGCGCCTGCGCGACATCGGCGTCGATCGCGGGCTGCTCGCGCGGATCGCCGAAAAGGTGATGGGCGAGCGCGGCCTGTACTTCAACCCGAAGCCGGTCGCGGATGCCGGGCGGATCCTGGAATTGCTGGAGGCCGCCTGGTGA